A stretch of the Balneolales bacterium ANBcel1 genome encodes the following:
- a CDS encoding ABC transporter ATP-binding protein: MIEIKNLTKSFGNNLVWSDVSLSIEEGETLAVIGKSGSGKSVLMKHLNVLLYPDSGTVTIDGLNVFEMRYARLRRLRQRFGVLFQGAALFDSITAYENVAFPLRYFTELKDNDIHKRVMESLELVHLNDIGKKSPAELSGGMRKRVGLARAIVLNPDYLLYDEPTSGLDPQTSDEINDLIIRMADTLDITSVVITHDMHSVLRVADKVAFLDEQKLSWYGTLDQLKSSDHKALNSFIKASEYSI, encoded by the coding sequence ATGATTGAAATTAAAAATCTTACAAAAAGCTTTGGCAATAATCTTGTCTGGAGTGATGTAAGCCTCTCTATTGAGGAAGGAGAGACCCTGGCGGTAATCGGCAAGTCGGGTTCGGGGAAGTCCGTTTTGATGAAGCATTTGAACGTTCTGCTTTATCCCGACTCCGGAACGGTGACCATTGACGGCCTCAATGTTTTCGAAATGCGTTATGCACGCCTTCGGAGGCTGCGGCAGCGTTTTGGCGTGTTGTTTCAGGGCGCGGCACTGTTCGACTCGATCACGGCATACGAAAACGTTGCATTTCCGCTGCGTTACTTCACCGAACTGAAAGACAACGACATCCACAAACGTGTGATGGAGTCGCTGGAACTGGTTCATCTTAACGACATCGGCAAAAAGTCACCGGCCGAGCTCTCCGGCGGCATGAGGAAAAGAGTGGGGCTCGCACGGGCAATTGTCCTCAATCCCGATTATCTTTTGTATGATGAGCCGACATCCGGCCTTGACCCTCAAACATCGGATGAAATCAATGACCTGATCATCAGGATGGCCGACACACTGGACATTACCTCCGTTGTCATTACACACGATATGCACAGTGTGCTTCGAGTGGCCGATAAAGTGGCATTTCTGGATGAACAGAAGCTGAGCTGGTACGGAACCCTTGACCAGCTCAAGTCCAGCGATCATAAAGCTCTGAATTCCTTTATCAAAGCAAGCGAATATTCCATTTAA
- a CDS encoding HAMP domain-containing sensor histidine kinase has translation MLFRSNSNRIKGTLIFLLVIIAIGSFTYTQYLVEKIREKERSGVELWARAMEYNSKSHFPDTREELERVIREITGTSLVTNRDRDRWISAIRRAESDLSNSHLDFVATELIIKNRFEIPSVVVDEDLEILHSRNTGNRELDQEIVAEYASINEPIRIELEAGNAIQEQFVYYGDSGLIRTLRYFPYVQFGLLALFLGMGYLSLSSIKRTEQSNLWVGMAREAAHQLGTPLSSLYGWVALLRESNNDQQTLHIAHEISSDLQRMQIVADRFNKIGSVPELKPKRPGPVIRHVMEYLEKRLPQLGKQVTLSANITSDKKIPMSQELFAWALENLMKNALDAIDKSRDNARVHVETHEHNGFLIIDVTDTGKGIRKQVRSEIFNPGYSTKKRGWGLGLSLTRRIIEDYHQGKIFVHKSVPGEGTTIRLMMPVSTNNGHKGQNKRPWAGKMETATEAENEN, from the coding sequence ATGCTTTTCAGAAGCAACTCAAACCGAATCAAGGGCACTCTGATTTTCCTTCTGGTGATTATCGCCATAGGCTCTTTCACCTACACCCAGTATCTGGTTGAAAAGATACGCGAGAAGGAGCGCTCGGGTGTAGAGCTCTGGGCGCGAGCCATGGAGTATAACAGCAAATCGCACTTTCCGGATACACGAGAGGAGCTCGAACGTGTGATCCGTGAAATTACGGGAACCTCGCTGGTGACTAACCGCGACCGTGATCGGTGGATTTCAGCCATCCGGCGAGCCGAATCGGATCTTTCGAACTCCCATCTGGATTTTGTCGCCACTGAATTGATAATAAAAAACCGGTTTGAAATCCCCTCGGTTGTGGTTGATGAAGACCTGGAAATTCTCCACTCCAGAAATACCGGGAACCGGGAACTGGACCAGGAAATTGTGGCTGAATACGCCTCGATTAACGAGCCTATACGAATTGAGCTTGAGGCCGGTAACGCCATTCAGGAGCAGTTTGTCTACTATGGAGACAGTGGCCTAATCCGAACCCTTCGGTATTTTCCATACGTGCAGTTCGGTCTGCTGGCGCTGTTTTTGGGTATGGGCTATCTGAGCCTGAGCAGTATCAAGCGGACGGAGCAGTCTAATTTGTGGGTTGGGATGGCCAGGGAAGCGGCTCATCAGCTCGGTACGCCGTTGTCGAGCCTGTACGGGTGGGTTGCCTTGCTGCGGGAATCCAACAACGATCAGCAGACGCTCCACATAGCGCATGAAATTTCAAGCGACCTGCAACGCATGCAGATTGTGGCCGACCGGTTCAACAAAATCGGCTCTGTTCCAGAACTGAAACCGAAACGGCCAGGCCCGGTGATTCGGCATGTCATGGAATACCTTGAAAAACGCCTTCCCCAGCTTGGAAAGCAGGTCACGTTAAGTGCCAATATCACATCCGATAAAAAGATCCCCATGAGTCAGGAACTGTTTGCCTGGGCACTGGAGAACCTGATGAAAAACGCACTCGATGCTATCGACAAGTCCCGTGACAATGCCAGGGTTCATGTCGAAACCCATGAGCACAACGGCTTCCTTATAATCGATGTGACGGATACGGGCAAGGGGATTCGCAAACAGGTGCGAAGCGAAATATTCAATCCGGGATACAGCACCAAGAAGAGAGGCTGGGGGTTGGGCCTGAGCCTGACACGCCGCATCATTGAAGATTACCACCAGGGGAAAATCTTTGTGCACAAATCGGTTCCCGGTGAAGGAACCACAATTCGGCTGATGATGCCTGTTTCAACAAATAACGGGCATAAAGGGCAAAACAAGCGACCCTGGGCAGGCAAGATGGAAACAGCAACAGAGGCAGAAAACGAGAATTGA
- a CDS encoding MlaD family protein: protein MKKVHNEIKIGLTIVVAMLIAVIGFRLMQDVPLFRPSLQLYTAFERVDGITPGSSIYMSGVKIGSVNRVSIAGPDSVEVVLNLSYAEGIPVGSRAIIMPSDLIGGKHIRIIHSGREEMIPDGGYIQGEYDYGTLAQLEEFAEGIRPDVERSAGSLAEVLEQFEGLLKESGKDDLQQTLAALRSTSREVDELIRRRSSDLDRSLKSLSRFTANLDTLSSGRESDLERILENLETTSMELGTISRELGGVSSELNQMMQQINSGEGTLGRLIQDPSLYENLDSLSVNLKEATRILKEDPGHFLKHMRLVDIF, encoded by the coding sequence TTGAAAAAAGTTCATAATGAGATCAAAATTGGATTAACCATTGTGGTTGCAATGTTGATAGCGGTCATCGGTTTCCGTCTGATGCAGGATGTTCCCCTGTTTCGGCCCAGCTTGCAGCTGTATACCGCTTTCGAACGGGTGGACGGCATCACGCCGGGCAGCTCTATCTACATGTCGGGGGTGAAGATAGGCTCCGTGAACAGAGTTTCAATCGCCGGTCCCGACAGCGTCGAAGTTGTTCTTAACCTGTCGTATGCCGAGGGGATACCGGTGGGTTCCAGGGCGATTATTATGCCGTCAGATCTCATCGGCGGAAAGCACATCCGGATCATTCACTCCGGCAGGGAGGAGATGATCCCTGATGGAGGGTATATCCAGGGGGAGTATGATTACGGTACTCTTGCCCAGTTGGAAGAGTTTGCCGAGGGAATCAGGCCCGATGTAGAGCGGTCGGCCGGTAGCCTTGCAGAGGTGCTGGAACAGTTTGAGGGACTGCTCAAAGAGAGCGGGAAAGATGATTTGCAGCAAACGCTTGCAGCCCTCAGGAGCACTTCGCGGGAAGTTGACGAACTGATTCGGCGGCGCAGTTCCGACCTGGACCGCTCCCTGAAGAGTCTAAGTCGTTTTACGGCCAACCTGGATACCCTGAGCTCCGGACGGGAATCAGATCTGGAACGTATCCTTGAAAACCTTGAGACGACGAGCATGGAGCTGGGTACCATATCCAGAGAGCTGGGCGGCGTCAGTTCCGAACTGAACCAGATGATGCAGCAGATCAACAGCGGAGAGGGAACACTGGGAAGACTGATCCAGGATCCGTCCCTGTACGAAAACCTGGATAGCCTGAGTGTGAACCTGAAAGAGGCTACCCGAATACTCAAGGAGGATCCCGGCCACTTTCTCAAACATATGCGTCTGGTGGATATTTTTTAG
- a CDS encoding ABC transporter permease codes for MQLFVDVGRYCRLIYEAIRSSTEFGMYWKNLIIEMVKTGYDSLPIIMLAGFFTGAVMTIQTSYQLVAGFIPPATIGSIVSQSLLIELAAVISALVLAGRVGARIATELGTMAVSEQIDALESMGFNSVTFLVMPRVLAGIFMFPVIYVAAVISGMIGGLLGGIMTGAVPIADFMLGARQVFSPADVSFGVIKSFVFGYIITSISCFKGYFASGGAEGVGTATTQATVLSCIYILLADFVLAFVLL; via the coding sequence ATGCAATTATTTGTCGATGTCGGGCGCTACTGCAGATTGATTTACGAAGCGATACGCTCTTCCACCGAGTTTGGCATGTACTGGAAGAACCTGATCATCGAGATGGTCAAGACGGGTTACGATTCGTTGCCGATCATCATGCTGGCCGGTTTTTTTACCGGTGCGGTGATGACAATCCAGACCTCCTATCAGCTTGTAGCCGGATTTATTCCGCCAGCCACGATCGGATCCATCGTATCACAGTCGCTGCTGATTGAGCTTGCGGCCGTCATCAGTGCGCTTGTGCTTGCCGGGCGCGTTGGCGCGCGTATCGCCACAGAACTTGGAACGATGGCGGTGAGCGAGCAGATCGATGCCCTGGAGTCGATGGGCTTCAACTCGGTAACCTTCCTGGTGATGCCGCGTGTACTCGCTGGGATATTCATGTTTCCGGTCATCTATGTGGCGGCGGTTATATCCGGAATGATCGGTGGGTTGCTGGGGGGAATCATGACCGGCGCCGTTCCGATTGCCGACTTCATGCTGGGCGCCCGTCAGGTGTTTTCACCGGCGGATGTAAGTTTCGGTGTCATAAAATCCTTTGTTTTCGGTTATATCATAACCTCAATCTCCTGTTTCAAGGGGTATTTCGCCTCCGGTGGCGCTGAAGGTGTGGGTACGGCAACCACGCAGGCAACGGTGTTGAGCTGTATTTACATTCTGCTGGCTGATTTTGTTCTCGCCTTCGTGCTCTTATAG
- the porQ gene encoding type IX secretion system protein PorQ produces the protein MNKFFFPTVKYPIPFLLLLILGFQSPALAQIGNNEVFGFLQIPADARSAALGGNHVSLDQGGVSLFTTNPAYLTEVSHKELSVSYLNHFSDIYLASAGFAYHLGNIGTFASGIRFVNYGDFTRTDSDGREHGSFSSYDFSWSGAISRPLLDRLQAGFGTQLIVSSYDSYQSTAIAFFGGLYYSFNSNYTHAALSFRHLGAQLTPFDDTREDLPFTITAGITHRLQHLPLRFNLALHSLNRWEMPVFDDEDDPGFTSNLFRHMRMGVELLFSENVNLRIGYDHLRNQELKSDQRIDLSGAGIGLGIGYRDFRFDISRSSYSETGGLIQLSLSHHF, from the coding sequence ATGAATAAATTTTTCTTCCCGACTGTGAAATATCCCATCCCTTTTCTGTTACTGCTGATACTCGGCTTCCAGTCTCCCGCGCTTGCACAAATAGGAAACAACGAAGTATTCGGATTTTTGCAAATTCCTGCCGACGCACGGTCCGCCGCTCTGGGAGGCAACCACGTATCTCTCGACCAGGGCGGGGTTTCCCTGTTTACAACCAACCCGGCCTATCTTACCGAAGTCTCCCACAAGGAGCTGTCGGTATCCTATCTGAACCACTTCTCCGATATCTACCTGGCTTCCGCCGGATTTGCCTATCACCTCGGCAATATCGGAACTTTCGCCAGCGGAATCCGCTTCGTGAATTACGGTGACTTCACCAGAACGGACAGTGACGGAAGGGAACACGGGTCGTTCAGCTCGTATGACTTCTCCTGGAGCGGCGCTATTTCCCGACCCCTTTTAGACCGGCTTCAGGCCGGCTTCGGAACCCAGTTGATCGTCAGCAGCTACGACAGCTATCAATCAACGGCAATCGCATTTTTCGGCGGACTCTATTACTCTTTTAATAGTAATTATACCCATGCCGCCCTCTCCTTTCGGCACCTTGGTGCTCAACTGACCCCTTTTGATGACACACGGGAAGACCTGCCATTTACCATAACCGCCGGAATTACACACCGGCTTCAGCATCTCCCCCTTCGTTTCAATCTTGCGCTGCACTCATTGAACCGCTGGGAGATGCCTGTATTCGACGACGAAGACGACCCCGGCTTCACCAGCAATCTGTTCCGCCATATGCGTATGGGAGTCGAACTCCTGTTCTCCGAAAATGTAAACCTGCGCATCGGCTATGACCACCTCAGGAATCAGGAGCTTAAGTCAGACCAGCGAATTGACCTCTCCGGTGCCGGAATCGGTCTTGGAATCGGCTATCGCGATTTCCGCTTCGATATAAGCCGCTCCTCCTACAGCGAGACGGGAGGCCTGATACAGCTCAGCCTCAGCCACCACTTTTGA
- a CDS encoding peptidyl-prolyl cis-trans isomerase yields MQKLRSGTKYIIWILILSFGLLWVLADTQVFDAMMAGPRNMGEVNREPISYAEFNQRVNLFTEQHREQTGASPDTEVRAQYEEMAWEQLVVDRILQQRMRDLGITVTDRELVEMVTGDNPDPFIRQQFTREDGTIDRIALQNAIESPENREIWIMIEQQLREQRRQQKLNQYLEASLRVSDFEIQQHYKEQNSRASLRYVRFPYSDISSDEIEIADSDIQAFYNNNKQRFHRNKSWRFSYVTFSIEPTPEDTARVLNQLADLREDFRQAENAEQFLRNNFSETSYFDSFLSPNEVRREHLRVFELDVDDVTEPYIYNNRAHMLRLLEERSSDQTYERVRQIRLRNNDQDRALAYELMERLNRGESFAELARSYSRHSASAERGGELGYVSRGGWSEDVLANVVSNTAVGQIAGPIQGEDNISLLELVDRTNREVRFADLSRDIEADPFETIQRLANEAEDFQYFAEADGFVDEAERSGFVVEEAVATEGSPFIAGLGQSRLLLNELAHMRRGDISDVIETEERFIVFRVDEVIPEGPRPLEEVRSQVESLVRDQKRKELMTRRVNEMLEGHQSLEAFAEQHGKQVRTVESVRLSASTVSGAGREPKLVGAAFSLPEGRLSPVIDGNNAAFVMVVDERTMADPSAISSSDRREIRNTLQQRKNQAFTEVWVDRVKAGADIRDFRVQQRMMQPQAPM; encoded by the coding sequence ATGCAAAAACTTAGATCCGGCACCAAATATATCATTTGGATTCTCATCCTCTCTTTCGGTCTTCTCTGGGTACTGGCGGATACCCAGGTATTCGATGCCATGATGGCCGGTCCCAGAAATATGGGCGAAGTGAACCGGGAGCCCATTTCCTATGCCGAGTTCAACCAGCGTGTCAATCTTTTTACTGAGCAGCATCGTGAGCAGACGGGCGCCAGTCCCGATACCGAAGTGCGTGCCCAGTACGAGGAGATGGCATGGGAGCAGCTGGTGGTTGACAGAATCTTGCAGCAGAGGATGCGGGATCTTGGCATAACGGTTACCGACCGCGAACTGGTTGAAATGGTCACCGGCGACAACCCCGATCCCTTTATCCGTCAGCAGTTTACCCGCGAAGACGGCACCATCGATCGTATTGCCCTGCAGAATGCCATCGAATCACCGGAGAACAGGGAAATCTGGATCATGATCGAGCAGCAGCTTCGCGAGCAGCGCCGCCAGCAAAAGCTCAACCAGTACCTTGAAGCCTCGTTGCGGGTTAGCGATTTTGAAATTCAACAGCATTATAAGGAGCAGAACAGCCGTGCAAGCCTCCGGTATGTCCGTTTTCCCTATTCCGACATCTCCTCGGATGAAATTGAAATCGCGGACTCCGACATCCAGGCATTTTATAATAACAACAAGCAGAGGTTCCACAGAAACAAGTCATGGCGCTTCTCCTACGTCACGTTCTCCATTGAACCGACCCCGGAAGATACTGCCAGAGTACTGAATCAGCTGGCCGATCTGCGCGAAGACTTCCGCCAGGCCGAAAACGCGGAACAGTTTCTGCGCAATAATTTTTCGGAAACCAGCTACTTCGACAGCTTCCTGAGTCCGAATGAAGTTCGCCGGGAGCATCTTCGCGTGTTTGAACTCGATGTAGATGATGTGACCGAACCCTATATCTACAACAACAGGGCACACATGCTCCGGTTGCTGGAAGAGCGTTCCTCCGACCAGACCTACGAGCGGGTGCGTCAGATCAGGCTCAGAAATAACGATCAGGACCGGGCCCTGGCATATGAGCTGATGGAGCGATTGAACAGGGGAGAATCTTTTGCAGAGCTTGCCCGTTCGTATTCGCGTCACAGTGCATCGGCTGAACGGGGCGGTGAACTTGGATATGTCTCACGCGGAGGATGGTCGGAGGATGTTCTGGCCAATGTGGTATCGAATACCGCTGTCGGACAAATTGCAGGCCCCATCCAGGGAGAAGACAATATTTCTCTGTTGGAGCTGGTAGACAGAACAAACCGCGAAGTACGCTTTGCGGATCTGAGCCGTGATATTGAAGCCGATCCTTTTGAGACCATTCAGCGTCTGGCAAATGAAGCTGAAGATTTCCAGTATTTCGCAGAGGCTGACGGATTTGTCGACGAAGCCGAGCGCAGTGGTTTTGTCGTAGAGGAGGCCGTTGCCACCGAAGGCAGCCCGTTTATTGCGGGGCTGGGTCAGAGCCGTCTTCTGCTCAACGAATTGGCCCACATGCGCCGTGGGGATATTTCGGATGTGATCGAAACCGAAGAGCGATTTATCGTGTTCCGGGTGGATGAAGTGATTCCTGAAGGCCCGCGTCCTCTGGAAGAGGTCCGGTCGCAGGTTGAGTCCCTGGTGCGTGACCAGAAAAGAAAAGAGCTCATGACCCGGCGGGTCAACGAGATGCTCGAGGGCCATCAGTCGCTTGAAGCATTTGCCGAGCAGCATGGCAAACAGGTGCGGACTGTCGAAAGTGTTCGCCTGAGCGCATCTACCGTGTCCGGTGCCGGACGGGAACCAAAACTGGTAGGCGCGGCTTTTTCACTTCCGGAAGGCCGTCTTTCGCCTGTGATTGATGGCAATAATGCGGCTTTTGTGATGGTAGTCGACGAGCGTACCATGGCGGATCCCTCGGCAATTTCGAGCAGTGATCGCCGTGAAATCCGCAATACACTTCAGCAGCGGAAAAACCAGGCCTTTACAGAGGTATGGGTGGATCGCGTGAAGGCAGGCGCCGATATTCGCGACTTCCGCGTACAGCAGAGAATGATGCAGCCGCAGGCTCCGATGTAA
- a CDS encoding LysM peptidoglycan-binding domain-containing protein, which yields MIPSIAAAQPDRETHTVRAGETLFGISRQYDIPVDQLREWNQMPDNQLRIGQQLYLSPGHPDSRESRRTTVEPDTTVHAVEAGQTLFRISRIYDVPVDDILAWNEMDSPALSIGQELVIVRHRQVAEPTPDAATPVADDSPRRDTVPVTDTAPEDIPPDVTAETEPDQPAYYEVRPGDSLYRIASRFGMSVDELMELNRLEDSRIHVGQELRVRTRPTPPPSVTAEWERESTPQGKFIRYTVGDQDSISQLLQFHGMDHYDFRALNPELGLDDVRPGDEITLLLAATTTRSNPYIIRQGSQETTRMQVSRYPDNRRGTTTTSGDLYNPEALTAAHPGLPLGSVIYIQNPGNNRGTFVLINDRTTDNRLMLSEAAFQSLAFTDAAQLFVTIQEQGVD from the coding sequence ATGATTCCATCCATCGCGGCCGCCCAGCCAGACCGTGAAACCCACACCGTTCGTGCCGGTGAAACCCTCTTCGGTATCTCCCGTCAGTATGACATCCCCGTTGACCAGCTTCGGGAGTGGAACCAGATGCCCGACAACCAGCTCAGAATCGGCCAGCAGCTCTACCTCTCTCCGGGACATCCGGACTCCCGCGAATCCCGCCGAACGACCGTTGAACCCGACACCACCGTTCATGCCGTTGAAGCGGGCCAGACCCTGTTCCGGATCTCCAGGATCTACGATGTCCCGGTAGATGACATCCTCGCATGGAACGAAATGGACTCTCCGGCGCTCTCCATCGGGCAGGAGCTGGTGATTGTCAGACACCGGCAGGTCGCAGAGCCAACACCCGATGCTGCCACACCGGTTGCGGACGACTCTCCCCGGCGCGATACCGTACCTGTGACCGATACGGCTCCGGAGGACATTCCCCCGGATGTCACGGCCGAAACGGAGCCCGACCAGCCCGCCTATTACGAAGTACGGCCCGGCGACTCCCTGTACCGCATTGCCTCCCGATTCGGAATGAGTGTGGATGAATTGATGGAACTGAACCGGCTGGAAGACTCCAGGATCCATGTCGGCCAGGAACTCCGGGTACGCACACGCCCCACACCTCCCCCTTCCGTTACCGCAGAGTGGGAAAGAGAAAGCACCCCGCAGGGAAAATTTATTCGATACACCGTTGGCGACCAGGACTCCATATCCCAGCTTCTTCAATTCCATGGCATGGACCACTACGATTTTAGGGCGCTCAATCCGGAACTTGGCCTGGATGACGTCCGGCCCGGTGATGAAATCACATTGTTGCTGGCCGCCACAACTACGAGGAGCAACCCCTACATAATCCGACAGGGAAGCCAGGAAACAACCCGCATGCAGGTATCACGCTACCCCGATAACCGCCGCGGAACTACCACGACCAGTGGTGACCTTTACAACCCGGAGGCACTGACAGCCGCCCACCCCGGCCTGCCGCTCGGTTCCGTGATTTACATCCAGAACCCCGGCAACAACCGGGGCACTTTTGTCCTCATCAACGACCGCACTACGGATAATCGACTGATGCTTTCTGAAGCGGCTTTCCAAAGCCTCGCTTTCACAGACGCTGCACAACTTTTCGTCACCATCCAGGAACAAGGGGTGGATTGA
- a CDS encoding sigma-70 family RNA polymerase sigma factor, whose translation MDRMTREEIQKQNDFNDEILPHLDAIYNFALKLTANENDAEDLVQDTIVKAFRFFSSYEKGTNAKGWLFRILKNSYINNYRKASKQPTRVDYDEIEPFYESIRSEQSNTTDLESSMYGQMMDDDISSALSSLPEDFRTVVLLCDVEGFTYEEISNMLDVPIGTIRSRLHRGRNLLKAQLSEYASRRGYK comes from the coding sequence ATGGATAGAATGACCCGCGAGGAAATTCAGAAGCAAAACGACTTCAACGACGAAATTCTTCCGCACCTTGATGCCATTTACAATTTTGCTCTGAAACTGACCGCTAATGAGAACGATGCGGAAGATCTGGTACAGGATACCATCGTCAAAGCTTTCCGTTTTTTCAGCAGCTATGAGAAAGGCACCAATGCCAAAGGGTGGTTGTTCCGGATATTGAAAAACTCTTACATCAACAATTACAGGAAGGCTTCGAAACAGCCGACCCGGGTTGATTACGATGAAATCGAGCCCTTTTACGAATCCATCCGCAGCGAACAGTCCAACACCACCGACCTGGAATCCAGCATGTACGGTCAAATGATGGATGATGACATCAGTTCCGCTTTGAGCAGTTTGCCGGAGGATTTCAGAACCGTTGTGTTGCTTTGTGATGTGGAGGGCTTTACCTACGAGGAGATCTCAAATATGCTGGATGTTCCTATCGGCACCATCCGTTCCCGGTTGCACAGAGGGCGTAACCTGCTCAAAGCCCAACTCTCCGAATACGCCTCAAGACGCGGTTACAAGTAG
- the aroC gene encoding chorismate synthase, translating into MIRYLTAGESHGPELTGIVEGLPAGLPLSREAISKQLARRQEGYGRGGRMAFEKDTVEITGGVRFGKTMGHPVSLKLANRAYHKDEANWPLVMSVEPVDDDIEKITVPRPGHADLVGTQKFRFDDIRPVIERSSARETAMRVACCTTARELLRYFGIEIGGHVTRIGEQGYNSWEHIREIADPVIADGAERLSESADNSEVRCLDPNLGQHMVEEIKKRRKEGSSLGGIYEVVVTGLPAGLGNYVHWDRKLEGLLAQAIMSTQAMKGVEIGLGFESGRRHGHTVHDEITWEDNRYGRRTNRAGGLEGGVTTGMPLIIRGVMKPIPTMLKPLQTVDIVEKKQQDTRYERSDVCALPRALIVAENVIAPVLANAFLEKYGGDSVEEISGRYPSD; encoded by the coding sequence ATGATTCGATATTTGACAGCCGGGGAATCCCATGGCCCCGAACTCACCGGCATCGTTGAAGGTTTGCCCGCCGGGCTCCCCCTCAGCCGTGAAGCGATCTCAAAACAACTGGCACGGCGTCAGGAAGGTTACGGACGCGGCGGACGCATGGCTTTTGAAAAAGACACCGTGGAAATCACCGGCGGAGTCCGGTTTGGAAAAACCATGGGGCATCCCGTTTCCCTGAAACTCGCAAACAGAGCCTATCATAAAGATGAAGCCAACTGGCCGCTGGTAATGTCCGTTGAGCCGGTGGATGACGACATTGAGAAAATCACAGTCCCCAGGCCCGGTCACGCCGATCTTGTAGGTACTCAAAAATTCCGGTTTGACGATATCCGTCCCGTCATTGAACGGTCAAGTGCCCGCGAAACCGCCATGCGGGTAGCCTGTTGTACCACAGCGCGTGAATTACTGCGTTATTTCGGGATAGAGATCGGTGGACATGTAACCAGGATCGGGGAACAGGGGTACAACTCCTGGGAACATATCCGCGAAATCGCAGACCCTGTTATCGCCGATGGTGCCGAACGGCTCTCCGAAAGCGCCGACAACTCGGAAGTCCGTTGCCTTGACCCGAATCTTGGTCAACATATGGTTGAAGAGATCAAAAAACGAAGAAAAGAGGGCAGTTCCCTGGGCGGAATCTATGAAGTAGTTGTAACGGGGCTACCTGCCGGCCTCGGCAATTATGTGCACTGGGATCGCAAGCTGGAAGGACTGCTGGCCCAGGCCATCATGAGTACCCAGGCGATGAAGGGAGTGGAAATAGGCCTTGGATTTGAATCGGGCAGACGTCACGGCCATACCGTCCATGATGAAATCACATGGGAAGATAATCGGTACGGCAGAAGAACCAACCGTGCCGGCGGGCTGGAAGGCGGTGTTACCACCGGAATGCCGCTTATCATCCGGGGAGTGATGAAGCCCATTCCCACCATGCTCAAACCCCTGCAAACCGTGGATATTGTGGAGAAAAAGCAGCAGGATACCCGATACGAGCGCTCCGACGTCTGCGCTTTGCCGCGGGCTCTGATCGTGGCCGAAAATGTAATCGCGCCCGTTCTGGCCAACGCCTTTCTCGAAAAGTACGGCGGCGATTCCGTGGAGGAAATCTCGGGGCGCTACCCTTCCGACTGA